In the Alkaliphilus oremlandii OhILAs genome, one interval contains:
- the rbfA gene encoding 30S ribosome-binding factor RbfA: MSYPRVKRLSEEIKKIVSDSIRNELRDPRISSMTSIVEVDVTRDLRYVNIYVSVLGNEKEKADTMEGLTKASGFIRREIGKKIKARYTPEVIFKLDESIEKGIYMYNVITKVNEENHLSEDDSNDTEDDSDE; the protein is encoded by the coding sequence ATGTCATATCCTAGAGTTAAACGTTTATCAGAAGAAATTAAAAAGATCGTTAGTGATAGCATCAGAAATGAACTAAGAGACCCTAGAATCTCTTCTATGACTAGTATTGTTGAGGTAGATGTAACAAGAGATTTAAGATATGTTAATATTTATGTCAGCGTTCTAGGCAATGAAAAAGAAAAAGCGGATACCATGGAGGGGCTTACAAAGGCCAGTGGTTTTATCAGACGAGAAATAGGGAAAAAAATAAAAGCCAGATATACTCCTGAAGTGATATTTAAGTTAGATGAATCTATAGAAAAAGGGATCTATATGTATAATGTCATTACAAAGGTGAATGAGGAGAATCATCTGTCAGAAGATGATTCCAATGATACTGAGGATGATTCCGATGAATAA
- the infB gene encoding translation initiation factor IF-2, with the protein MSKIRVYQLAKKLGISNKELIDKLKELSIEVNSHMSTVDNENADVLIELFTEQNKEETKPNVDEKPPNQDTLTDNVNESAESIQNVDKKHFKKEINSTKNVTPNGNNKKDKKKKNKKDKRKNYIANNDVSAESKGEQVIQLKNKLTVKELSETLNKSASEIITKLIGLGIMATINQELDYDTASIIAAEFGIEVEPMTDIDAEEDVFDIIIEPDKPEDLKHRSPVVTVMGHVDHGKTSLLDAIRKTKVTNSEAGGITQHIGASEIKVNDKKIVFLDTPGHEAFTSMRARGAKVTDVAILVVAADDGVMPQTIEAISHAKAAEVPIIVAINKMDKPSANPDRVKQELADQGLLIEEWGGDVISVPVSARSGENIDALLEMVLLVSEMSELKANPNRKAIGTVIEAQLDVGKGPVATVLVQNGTLFIGDSVVIGNTYGRIRAMMNDSGKRVKVAGPSTAVEITGLSEVPEAGDQLFAVDDDKAAKAIVEKRINKIKEEQLKAGQKISLDALFSQMEQGQLKDLNLIIKADTQGSVEAVKQSLVKLSNDEVVINPIHGGVGGITESDVMLATASNAIIIGFNVRPTSNAASAAKKENVDIRTYRIIYKAIEDIEAAMKGMLDPEFVEEELGKAEVRATFKVPGAGTIGGCYVIEGKILRNAKIRLVRDNIVIHEGSIDSLKRFKDDAKEVATGYECGIGISQFNDLKEGDIIEAYHMKEIER; encoded by the coding sequence TTGTCAAAAATAAGGGTATACCAATTGGCAAAGAAATTAGGAATTAGCAATAAGGAGCTAATCGATAAGTTAAAGGAACTTTCTATAGAAGTAAATAGCCATATGAGTACAGTGGACAATGAAAATGCAGATGTATTAATTGAATTATTTACAGAACAAAATAAGGAAGAAACAAAACCTAATGTAGACGAAAAGCCACCTAATCAAGATACTCTGACTGATAATGTTAATGAAAGTGCAGAAAGCATACAAAATGTAGATAAAAAACATTTCAAAAAAGAAATAAACTCAACTAAAAATGTGACCCCGAATGGGAATAACAAAAAAGATAAGAAGAAGAAAAACAAAAAAGATAAGAGAAAAAATTATATAGCTAATAATGATGTTAGTGCAGAAAGTAAAGGTGAGCAAGTGATACAATTAAAAAATAAATTAACTGTAAAAGAATTATCTGAAACTCTAAATAAAAGCGCCAGTGAAATCATCACAAAATTAATTGGTCTAGGTATCATGGCAACAATCAATCAAGAATTGGACTACGATACGGCTTCAATTATTGCTGCTGAATTCGGTATTGAAGTTGAACCGATGACAGATATTGATGCTGAAGAAGATGTTTTTGATATTATTATAGAGCCGGATAAGCCTGAGGATTTAAAACATAGATCGCCTGTTGTCACTGTTATGGGTCATGTTGACCATGGAAAAACCTCTCTATTAGATGCAATTCGTAAGACTAAGGTAACAAACAGTGAGGCTGGTGGAATTACACAGCATATTGGTGCTTCTGAAATTAAAGTTAATGATAAGAAAATCGTCTTTTTAGATACACCTGGTCACGAAGCATTTACTTCTATGAGGGCTAGAGGTGCAAAGGTTACAGATGTGGCAATTTTAGTTGTTGCTGCTGATGATGGAGTAATGCCCCAAACAATCGAAGCAATCAGCCATGCCAAAGCGGCAGAAGTACCCATCATCGTAGCAATTAATAAAATGGATAAGCCTAGTGCAAATCCTGACAGAGTAAAGCAAGAATTGGCAGATCAAGGGCTTCTAATCGAAGAATGGGGTGGCGATGTAATTTCAGTTCCAGTGTCTGCTCGTAGTGGAGAAAATATAGATGCTTTATTAGAAATGGTTTTATTAGTTTCTGAAATGAGCGAGCTAAAAGCAAATCCAAATCGTAAAGCAATCGGTACGGTAATTGAAGCCCAGCTCGATGTTGGTAAGGGCCCTGTTGCTACCGTATTGGTACAAAACGGAACTTTGTTTATTGGAGACTCTGTTGTGATTGGTAACACTTACGGTAGAATTAGAGCCATGATGAATGACAGTGGAAAGAGGGTAAAGGTAGCTGGCCCTTCTACTGCAGTTGAAATTACAGGCTTATCTGAGGTTCCGGAGGCAGGAGACCAACTATTTGCCGTTGATGATGATAAGGCAGCAAAGGCCATTGTTGAAAAAAGAATTAATAAAATCAAAGAAGAGCAGTTGAAGGCCGGTCAAAAAATTTCTCTGGATGCTTTATTCAGTCAAATGGAGCAGGGCCAATTAAAAGATCTAAATTTAATTATAAAAGCGGACACTCAAGGTTCTGTTGAGGCAGTAAAACAATCTTTAGTTAAATTATCTAATGACGAAGTTGTTATCAATCCAATTCATGGTGGTGTTGGCGGTATTACAGAAAGTGATGTAATGTTGGCAACAGCTTCCAATGCCATTATTATAGGGTTTAACGTTCGACCAACTTCCAACGCCGCTTCAGCCGCAAAGAAGGAAAATGTTGACATCAGAACATACCGTATTATCTATAAGGCAATAGAAGATATTGAAGCCGCAATGAAGGGTATGCTTGATCCTGAATTTGTAGAGGAGGAACTAGGTAAAGCAGAAGTAAGAGCCACATTTAAAGTTCCTGGAGCTGGCACCATTGGTGGTTGTTATGTAATCGAAGGTAAAATACTAAGAAATGCTAAAATAAGACTCGTTAGAGATAATATTGTAATCCATGAAGGCTCCATCGATTCTTTAAAGAGATTTAAAGACGATGCAAAAGAAGTAGCAACCGGATATGAATGTGGTATCGGTATTAGCCAATTTAACGACCTTAAAGAAGGCGATATTATTGAAGCATACCACATGAAAGAAATAGAAAGATAA
- the rnpM gene encoding RNase P modulator RnpM, whose translation MKVKKVPLRKCLGCNEMKPKKELIRVVHNAEGITSLDTTGRAHGRGAYVCKSKECFEKAKKTSAFNRAFQANIPQDIYENLSKELGVDE comes from the coding sequence ATGAAAGTTAAAAAAGTTCCTTTAAGAAAGTGTTTAGGTTGTAATGAAATGAAGCCTAAAAAAGAATTGATACGCGTTGTACATAATGCTGAAGGTATAACCAGCTTAGATACCACAGGCAGAGCTCACGGCAGAGGTGCTTATGTATGCAAATCTAAGGAATGCTTTGAAAAAGCTAAAAAGACCAGTGCCTTTAATAGAGCATTTCAGGCAAATATTCCTCAAGATATCTATGAAAATTTATCAAAGGAGTTAGGCGTTGATGAATGA
- a CDS encoding L7Ae/L30e/S12e/Gadd45 family ribosomal protein produces the protein MNDKIKNLVTLAAKSGNLVSGDETCMNSLKNGAIHLLILAEDASENTKKKFMDKASYRDVPIRIWKDKNELGSIIGKDSRTIVGIIDPGFAEKILSMF, from the coding sequence ATGAATGATAAGATCAAAAACTTAGTAACCTTAGCTGCTAAATCAGGAAACCTTGTATCTGGAGATGAAACCTGTATGAATTCCTTAAAAAATGGTGCCATTCATCTATTGATTTTAGCAGAGGATGCTTCTGAAAATACGAAGAAAAAATTTATGGATAAAGCATCCTACAGAGATGTACCGATTCGAATTTGGAAAGATAAAAATGAATTAGGCAGTATCATAGGAAAAGATTCTAGAACCATTGTCGGTATTATTGATCCAGGCTTTGCTGAAAAAATACTGAGCATGTTTTAG
- a CDS encoding DHH family phosphoesterase — protein MNKLIELICNSNHIAVTSHVDPDGDSIGSILALGTALKQKNGNVEIFVNDTLSNKYDFLPGYSLIKSYDAIQDKSFDLIFVLDCGDEHRLGSSVECLEKSKSVVNLDHHISNNHFGDINIVDVNASSTCEIVYLLLSELNFRIDRAIATCIYTGIVTDSGNFVYDNATDRTHLIASELLKYNIDKQEIMYNLYQRKSIHSLKFLGHCLSNMELELDNSLAIFTITASSLKEFMVPYSDVEGIVNYGRDIETVKISVALREDKDHKVKMSFRSKDDDVDVRALAELFNGGGHKKAAGATISTSLAEAKMLVIEKSKQFIRR, from the coding sequence ATGAATAAATTAATAGAGTTGATTTGTAACAGCAACCATATTGCTGTTACTTCTCATGTAGATCCTGATGGTGATAGTATTGGTTCCATCTTGGCCTTAGGTACTGCACTGAAACAAAAAAATGGAAATGTAGAGATATTTGTCAATGATACGTTGTCCAATAAATATGATTTTCTGCCGGGGTATTCTTTAATTAAAAGTTACGACGCTATTCAGGATAAAAGTTTTGACTTGATATTTGTCTTGGATTGTGGGGACGAACATAGACTAGGAAGCAGTGTGGAATGTCTAGAAAAAAGCAAATCTGTTGTTAATCTGGATCATCATATTAGCAATAATCACTTTGGAGATATTAATATTGTGGATGTGAATGCTTCTTCAACTTGTGAGATAGTTTATTTACTTTTATCCGAATTAAATTTCAGGATAGATCGAGCGATTGCTACTTGTATCTATACAGGCATTGTAACAGACAGTGGTAATTTTGTATATGATAATGCTACGGATCGAACGCATTTAATCGCGTCAGAACTCCTTAAATATAACATCGACAAACAAGAGATCATGTATAATCTCTATCAACGCAAGTCCATCCATAGCTTAAAATTTTTAGGACATTGTTTATCCAATATGGAATTAGAACTGGATAATAGTCTTGCAATTTTCACTATAACTGCGTCTTCTCTTAAGGAGTTTATGGTGCCCTATAGTGATGTAGAAGGCATTGTGAACTATGGAAGAGATATTGAAACTGTGAAGATATCCGTTGCTTTAAGAGAAGACAAAGATCATAAAGTTAAAATGAGCTTTCGCTCCAAGGACGACGATGTAGATGTAAGAGCTTTAGCAGAATTATTTAATGGTGGTGGCCATAAGAAAGCCGCTG
- the nusA gene encoding transcription termination factor NusA — protein MNAEFTEALEQIEKDKGISKDILIDAVEAALISSYKRNFGSSQNVRVEINRDNGEVHVYAQKKITDDVIDDLLEIHIDDAKIVNPKYSVGDTFESEVTPKNFGRIAAQTAKQVVVQRIREAERGIVYDEFINRESEIITGEVSRVAKGNVYISLGRTEAILGPGEQIPNEVYEHGDRIKCYIVEVKKTTKGPQILLSRTHPGLVKRLFELEVPEIHDGTVEIKSISREAGSRAKIAVDSKDPNVDAVGACVGPKGARVQTIVDELKGEKIDIIKYSEDAKEFIASSLSPAKVLLCDINNDAKTAKVVVPDYQLSLAIGKEGQNARLAAKLTGWKIDIKSESQINE, from the coding sequence ATGAATGCTGAGTTTACAGAAGCTCTTGAACAAATTGAAAAGGATAAAGGTATTTCAAAGGATATTTTAATTGATGCAGTTGAAGCTGCTTTAATTTCTAGTTACAAAAGAAACTTTGGTTCTTCTCAAAATGTAAGAGTTGAAATAAATCGTGATAATGGAGAAGTTCATGTATATGCACAAAAAAAGATTACAGATGATGTAATCGATGATTTATTGGAAATTCATATTGACGATGCTAAGATAGTAAATCCAAAATATTCAGTAGGAGATACATTTGAAAGTGAAGTTACGCCTAAAAATTTCGGAAGAATAGCTGCTCAGACAGCCAAACAGGTAGTGGTTCAAAGAATTAGGGAAGCTGAACGTGGCATTGTCTATGACGAATTTATAAACCGTGAATCGGAAATTATTACTGGCGAAGTATCGAGGGTTGCAAAAGGAAATGTATATATTAGCTTAGGCAGAACAGAAGCAATCCTTGGACCTGGTGAACAAATTCCAAATGAAGTATATGAACATGGGGATCGTATTAAATGCTATATAGTGGAGGTAAAGAAAACCACCAAGGGTCCGCAAATACTTTTATCTAGAACTCATCCAGGCCTTGTAAAGCGCCTTTTCGAACTAGAAGTACCAGAAATACATGATGGTACGGTAGAAATAAAAAGCATTTCTAGGGAAGCAGGCTCTAGGGCTAAGATTGCAGTCGATTCTAAAGATCCCAATGTGGATGCCGTTGGTGCCTGTGTAGGACCTAAAGGTGCTCGGGTCCAAACCATTGTTGATGAATTAAAGGGCGAAAAAATTGACATTATTAAATATAGTGAGGATGCAAAGGAATTCATTGCCAGCTCATTAAGCCCTGCAAAGGTTTTATTATGTGATATTAATAATGATGCTAAAACGGCGAAGGTTGTAGTGCCAGACTACCAGCTTTCCCTTGCGATCGGTAAAGAAGGACAGAACGCTAGACTTGCAGCAAAGTTAACAGGTTGGAAAATTGATATAAAGAGTGAAAGTCAAATCAATGAGTAA